The DNA sequence GTATAGCGACTCTTCTGGGCTTGGTCGgttgctggtttttttttttttaataccgaTGGAAAATGTTGTATGGCAAAATGTGAAGCGGTGACTTTTTTGGTTTTGATAAGAAATGTGTGGTGACGACTTTGAGCCTTGCCTAGCCAAATTAGGCCCGTTGATCTGAGACGTTTGAGTTGACCCCGTCGTTATCGGTTTCCTGGGTTTTGATCTGATTCACCATACAACTCCAATTCAACCgttatttcattttatattataattagttaaaattaatttaattattggcACTACAAAATACAAATCCAATTCAACCGTTTTTCATGCTCACTAATTATacaaataatttctaaaatcTTTTTTCTCACATAAGGAATTAGAGGATTCATGAATTTCATGTCCATCACTGATTTAGTTAAGATGATCCCGAGTGTTGTGGCTTAAAGTTGGTAGAAGATGAATGTACTAGCACTAGTTGGGTTGAGAAGGGATCTTTATTATTCCTGAGTCAGACTCAACTTGAAGTGTTTAAATACTTAGTTATTGCCTTAATAATACTCTTTGGATGTGTGCCAAGATTGGAGGGAAAATAGTAGAAAATGTATTTAAAAAACGGGTGCACATTGTTACTATACTGTCTGATTGAGAACATGGACATTTATTATGTATGCTAGTATTAAGGGCCCGAAAGGACAGTAGCCAttgcattatatatttatattattcattatccctttattattttagtgtgaGATACAAGGAAACCGTTGTTTATTTGATGTTTGCTGCATGCTTTGGTGATGCTATAATATATGGATAATTCCTTGACAGTTTTTTCATGGCTTTCTCAGAATGTTCATCAAGGACATCTGGCTGAAACTTTGAAGCGTTTTCTAAAAGCAAGAGATTGGAATGTTTCCAAAGCCCACAAAATGGTTAGATGCAGCTCCTTTGATTGTAATAGTTTTGAAGATTGGGATATTTATGTTTGTTCTTTTCGTTGATATCCCTTGTATCGTGTTCTGATAATGCTTCTATGATGTCCAGTTGATGGACAGTTTAAATTGGAGGGTACAAAATGAGATTGACAACATATTAGCGGTAAGTTTTTGATTTGCACTAAAATTTCTCTGAATACCTATTGTCAGTGAAATTccttatttgaaatattaactGTTGTGTGATGTCAAATTCACTAAGAAAAGTTTATGCTTAGGGAAAGCAACTGAATGCCTAGGAGGCTAGGAATAGCAAGTGGTGCTGATGTTGCCTAATTCATGAATAAATCTTTGAACGGATAAAAAAGAGCCATCAATACATTACTCGTCTCACAATGCAAACATTCATCCTGTTTTCTAATTTGCATTTTTATGTTTGCTATTTCTTGTGAAATTACCATTACCTGCTGATGGTTTGTGAATTGTTACATCTATTGTGTTATTTGTTTGTGCAGAAACCCATAGTTCCTGCTGAATTGTATAGAGGAGTACGTGATTCACAGCTGATAGGACTTTCAGGTTACTCGAGAGAGGTGCTCATTCCTTGTAAAACCTTATACTGTGATAAAATCTATTTCGTAAATAAAACAAGGGTTGACAATTTCAAAACTTCAATATGTTTTGCACGCGTTGAACGCTTGCAGTTGCACTGAATCATTGTTATTGTACATCTATTCATAAGATTATTTTGATGAACATTTTGTAATGCCTTTGTCTTACCTTTTATCCTTTTCAGGGTTTGCCAGTCTTTGCTATTGGTGTGGGCCTCAGTACATTTGATAGAGCGTCTGTAAGTATTTTGGCACTTTTCTTTTATCCAGGGGCCCCTTAGCTTTTCTATTATGTTGTTAGCATAATcatggaaatttatttttccttgCAGGTCCACTACTATGTGCAGTCACACATTCAAATTAATGAATACAGAGACCGTGTAATCTTGGTGGGTATTAGAAGTAAAACTATTTTATGTTGAATGATTTATGAGTATCTGTATTGACTATTATTTCTTGCTGTAGCCTGGTGCTTCGAAAAAGTACGGAAAGCCTATCACCACCTGTGTGAAGGTTTTAGATATGACCGGACTGAAGCTTTCAGCACTAAGTCAAATTAAGGTATTGCACTATTACATCaactatcataattaaatttttatttgttcatGATAGTTTTAGGTTAATCATATATTCAATTTACTATCTATGATAATCAACTTATGCACTGTTTCATTTTTATGTAAACTGTGTATGTTTTATGTTTggattaaatttataaaataagtgGAAAAAGAAAATGTTCCAATTAGTTGAGAGATAAACATCAAGTGAATTTTATTGGAAAGGAAGTTGTGACTTCTGTTGTTTATAATATCGAAATTCTTGTGTGGGATTCGAGTAATGATTTATCCTAAAATTTGGGAATCTATACCTATGAACTAATTAGTATCCCAACCTGTAATGTGAAAGGAACTCTCTGTGGATTTTTTGtactaattttgtaatattCTCACACAGTTATTGACAATCATATCAACCATTGATGACTTGAATTATCCAGAGAAGACAAACACCTACTACATTGTAAATGTTCCATATATATTTTCAGCCTGTTGGAAGGTAAGCCTTTACTTACATTAATATGATTATTGTGACTTAACCTTTGGTCAAACCCTTTGCTCCTCCCATGCCTTCTCTTCTCTTTTTGTCTGATGAACTGTTTCTCGGTACTCTTTTCCCCTAGTATAATAACGATTCCTTATATGTTATTTGTTACATTGCAAGTGTTACCTTAACTCTTTGCACTTTTCAGGTTGTCAAGCCTCTTTTGCAGGAAAGGACAAGGAAAAAAGTACAGGTGTTATCAGGCAGTGGGAGAGATGAGCTGTTAAAGGTATGGTATTATTACTAATACTGTTTCTGGTTGTTATTATTTAGTTCTCTTTGTAGTTCCTTAAGTCCCTTGGGAATCAAGTGTTCTATTCCTCCAGACATGAgtaacttgctcaaatcaaacAAGGAAAACATGGAAACAATTGTTGAGGATTGGAACTGATTACTGACTATCTATTGTTGGCTGTGTTTGCTATAGATTATGGATTATGCATCTCTACCACATTTCTGTAGAAAAGAAGGTTCGGGATCATCTCGACATTCAGACGATATGGCTGAAAAttgtttttcctttgatcatcCCTTTCACCAACAACTCTACAACTACATTAAGCAGCAATCTGTGAATAACGAACCTACTGAACCAATTAAACAGGGTTCTTTTCATGTGGATCTGCCTGAGCCAGCTCCAGAAGGAACAGAGATTGTAAAAACATTAGAATCCGAGTTTAACAAGATCGGAAAGAAAAATTGTGCAAATGGTCTATCTGATTCTCTCAATGGACTAAGAATAAATGGTGCTTGAAATGATGGAGCTGAATGCGTGTGTAGCCTACCATGGAGGTGTTTCTTCTACCCTATTACTATCTCAACCTGAGAGGACTGTGAAAGAAGTTTGGTCTTCGTAGCCCGGTTAGTTGCAGCTATACAATATAAATCGTGTGTAATAGTAATGTCTCACATTATCTACGAGAGTTTAAGCAGGGAAAAGAAATTATTAGTGTAATCTACGTAACTTGACATGTTAGCTGGATAAATAGTTCATAGTTATGCTTAACATGATCAAGTGGAGCGGCAGCTGCAGAGAACACCATCTTTTGCTTCCACAGTTTTTAGTTAAATAGTAATtgcacatattatatatatatttcccaTTAAATTTAATGCATTGATATTTTAGCTAGTACACTTGTCCAGCCTTCAACAAATCATGTGAAAGCAAAAAAATTCTTTCTAGCTTGTCAATTATCTCAAATTTCTTAATAAAACAATGATGAGCAAAGCTCTAAATGAGTCTTACCAAAGGGGTTGTCTGGTTTTCTTGATTCAGTTTATATGGCGTGTTTGCCATGCAGTCCATGCAATGATCAATTTCACCCCTATCTTTTAAATCTTTATAAGCTGAGATGAGACCTAACGATAACAAAGTCTCTGTTGTATGAGCTTCTTAGCTGCCATTCCTTTGTTCTTGCTGTTGACGCCATTTATGAAGTTCACCTTCAACCACAGTTTTTGCTGAATCTGCCATCTCTGCTTTCCTCAAAGCCATATCAGTTGCAATCTTGATTTCCTCAATTGCTTTCAAATTAGCTTCTACCTTTCTTTCAGCTTCCATTTTTCTCTGCTTGATTTCTCCCACATGGGCCTCGTTCTCTGCCTCTTTTGCATCGGCCATGTTTTGGAACTCCTGAACTTTTTTAGTAAAAGACTGAAACTTCTCTAAGGACAGTTTTATCTTAGCATTGCTTTCTGCATTAACAACCTTAACCGCATCAAGTACCTTTTGCTCTGCTTCTTTCACTTTCTCAGCTTCAATCAGAGTCAGCTCTAGCTTTTTCTCCGCTTCCTGTGCCACTCCTTGAAACTTGTCTGCCTCTTGCTTCATCTTGTTGGCTTTATTCttcatttcttcttcttcttgcctTGCACTATTAGTTTCTTCTAATAGATTTTTTAGTTTGAAGCTGAGTTCATCAGAGAGTTCTATttccttttgttttttgttCAGTATTTCAGCATCATAATTGGCAAATAGAGATTCTGTCTCCATTTCCTTTTTCACATTCTCCAACTCTAGCTTTAGCGAGTTCACTAAGCTTTTAAGAGAGCTCTCTTCTTCAGAAGCTTTTTGTAGTGTTGTTGTTGCTTCGTTGAGCTCCATAGTTACAATTCTAACATTATCCATTTCGACAGCATGAGACTTTCTCATCTCCTCTTGCAAGACTTCAATCTCAGCATTTGTTTCATCAAGCTTTACCTCGAGATCTCTGGCCTCTTGATTCTGTACAATATTAACTTCTTTCTTTAAGGACTCCAATTTTTCCTTTGCTTCTTCTTTAGCTATTATATAAGACTGTAAACTAGCCTCTCGTTCTTGGATGAGCTTTGATTGCTCTTCTTGAGCTTGTATAAAAGCGAGCTTGAACTGACCAGCTGATGCTCGCATCTCAGCGATTTGCCTTGAAAACTCTACAGCCTTCTCAGAATTCACCTTGGCTAAACGCTGAGCTTCTCCTGCCTGTTGAAATGCAGCTAGTTTAGCTTCCAAAGCTGCATCAAAATCTTGGCGGATCATGTTCAATTCTTGCTTAGTAGCATCAAGTTCAATAACAGTAGATGCGTATTCCTTTCTGATTTGGTCTAGTTCTGTTTTCCAAGCTTCGGTTCCAAtcagtttctttgatttttcgaCCTCAAGCTTCTTGGCTCGTTCTTTAACAACTTCTGCGGCTGCATTTGCTGTTTGCTTGGAATCCTTCACTGCATTGAGCTTTGTGGTCAACTCATATAATGTCTTCTTAGCCCTTTCAAGCTCTGAAATTGCTCGAGATTTTGTGGTTTCGACCTTTTCAAGATTTTCCTTTATCTTGTTAAGTTCTCTCTGAGCTAAGACAAGTTCTGTTTCCTTGTGCAGAACATTCTGTTGTGTTATTGAATAAAAATGTCAGCATATTATTTTGACATTGTTTTCTTCCCAAAAGGAGAAATTAATCCAAGTTGTTGCAAATAAAATACATACCTCTGAAGAAGCTCTTCTCTTGATGACAGGTCTTCCTTTTGGGGAAGCTACTACGCCAAACAAATTAACAGCAGCTTTTACTGATTGAAATGGAGCCCTTGTGTCAATCTCTCCCACCTCCGTTCTTGGAGAACTGGAGACCTTTTCACTAAATTTTATGCGAAGATTAgacattgttgttgttgttcttcttcttcttcttcgatgTTTAGAATGTCACCACCTATATTTGAGATATGAAAAGCAACATACACATCATTATTCAAAATGGGGATATGATCACATCTTCAAACGAAGCTGTTTACGTATATTGCCTCAAGTTTGATTCAATATTTCTAGATTTATATGGATTCAAAATCACGTTGATAAGATTAACATGTATCTCATATCTAATAATCACACGCATACACATAAGAGAATGGTTTAAATAGCATAATTAGTTGAACAATTTATTCCATCATAAATACAAATCAATTGATCAATGAATACAATCATTCCATTCCcatcattaataaataaatattcaaatGGAAGATGAGatcttaagaaaaacacacGAGTGCACGTACCTTTGATAAATGGGTCAAAATTAATGCACGCAACGAGTACCAACTGCCACAACCAAAGAAATCAATGATTAAAACAGAATTAGCTAGGGCTAGAATTAGACCTCTGTGTTTGATTTCGAGTTAATTTGAAAACAAAAGCTAGAAAATAAAATGCCTAAAAGAACTTTGCCATTGTGGAACAACAAATGCCTTGGTTATTTTAGGGTGAATCACACCAAAGATTTGCGATGGTTAATTGACGATTCCAACCGTTTCAGTTAAACATAGAATGACATAACTGCCCTTTTTAACTTCCAATTAGGTtgactgattttttttttttttttttttttttttttctgttttggaATAGTATTGACTGAATTAGCTGTTGTATATTATTTACAATCTTACTGTATTCCCCAAAACAAATTGTTCCTTTTTTATCACAATTAAATTTATGTGATCTgttttgtcaatttttttttagtattatcaATACATAAAGATCTGCTATTAATTCTATTATTCTTAGTTgtcattataaatatatataacgtgattatatatttaaaatatttttgggactACAATATCACATCTCTTTGAGTAGTGTTTGGCAgtctttaaatattttagtttgAGTGATAGTAATCACATTAAATGAGGGGTATAGTAGTAAATAAGAAAACAATTGAAGAATAGACCTTTCTTGTCCTCATCCTTGCTGCCATTAAAATAAGTAACCAACAAACACCACCCATATCATATGTTCTCCAATCAATGAAGAGGCCATTTTTTTCATTCTTAAAAGATCTTCCTAATTTCATATGTCAAATTAgtatttcaaataaaagaaaggtattaaaatggatatatatatataaataaaaatatcaaatggATATGGATTAaggtacaaatatttaagtttaactcttatttgtaaataaataattaaatttaaattttaacgataataatacttaaattatatttctggaAGTCTGTAGGTACCTAAGTGACCTAATATCAAATATGTTTTATATAtctttatctttatatattaaaagtgcctatgtaacggcaattcttggtttaacgatgtTGTTTTATTTCCTCcgttaactttaacagaatattcccaattaatttatattatttttttaacaaaaatttattaaaaaaaaaacacacattccgttaacataatattattttattaaaaaaaacacacacattCTGTACCCTAAAAATCGAAATCCAATTTTTGAAtagtaacatttttttttggCTATCTAATCAATTCTTGTTTAACGATTTTCAATCCTTAATTTAAGGtctgtttagttttttttttttttttttaaaaaaaaactaaatataaattaaaaatagaaatcAGTAATTGAAATCAAAATGGTATCCCGTACCCTAAAAATCGAAACTGAAACCCAATTTTTCAGTTTTTCAGTTTCGATTTTTAGGAGAATGAATAGTAGCGATAATATATAAGACGGAATGGTAGCAACGTTGGCCCTGTCGAACCAGTGATTATCAGAAAGCCATTGGATATACCTCTCGACTTAGATCGCAATTGACTCCTGCTCAATCTAAGTCAATGGCAGCAGCAAGGAGGGCACCAAAGTCGGGGAAGACGCCCATGGCTTCCTCGGCATGCAAAgtttaaagaaagaaagaaatggaGAATTTTACCGCTTGGAGGGCCTGAGAAGGCTTTCCCTGGTTGATAAGCTGGCGAGCAAATGTGAGCAAGTTCCATACGAGCATACCCATTGATGTTGTTGATGTTGCTGCTGCTGGCATTTGCTGGAACTTCCTGAGGCTGAGCCACCGTCTGTGTCTCCGTCTTCGTCTCCGTCTCCAACTCCATCTCCATCGCTGTCTCCGTCAGCTCAACCTTACTTAGGTGATCCATCGTAGCAGCACCTGGCCTTttatttgctttttttttttttttttaatttctaggaTATATTTCTAGCAAATACTGGTGAATTTGAGTAGTATTCATAGAAACTAGAAAGTTAGAACCATTCGATTTCTATCACACCCACTTTATGAAAGGAAAATTTATGTTTCGTGGCACTCATATAATATGTTCTTGACAAaaaggtaattttttttattattttatgatttagaataaaactatcatttaaatactaatttatatatttttgtttatgtAGAATTTGGATAGAAGCTCGATGTCCATCTTGATAGgacattaattaaaattaatttcttgattaaaaaattgatttttatccATAAAACTCCATGGAATTGGATAAGAACTTGATGGTGTTCAATGAATGCTCAATAACATTCTTGCAAGAGgcataatttttaacttataaaacaaatcgtttaaataattatactattttaattattaagtaaaataaaaaacttaaatattaaataaaactaacactacgtggcttggcacgtaacaatcacctagtatgtTGATACATGTGAAAATATCAACACAAATACTTACATAAAGACCACAGAAATAGATCCACATATCCTACTAATTAATACCATCCTTTTCATTCTAGTGATATAGTCCACATCCCTGTATACACATAGTCAAATTTATAATGTCACTACAACATATTACtatattagcggcggaccactAACGCCCTCCAAATCGGCTGTAAtagggtattagcggcggacttgGTTTTTACCGCTAATGCAGTCTGTAAGTTTCGTGTTTTGAAACAGCAGAGAACATTAGCGGCGGGGTACAGCCGCTAATgccaattaaaaataaaaaaataattttataaataatgttatataaatatataaataattattaattataaatatataataaattaaattacaattagtataatttaaatccaataaaatttattaataatttaaaattatctcaaaataaaTTACTTTAACGTTAATTCTattacaatattatctcaaaattaaactaaattattaaaaaacataaacaaattATTCCATAACATCTTCATTAAGGTCTCGAATTATAAAGTCTTAATCTGGATTATTATCGTTACGAGTTCCCGAAGCCCGTGGCAAAGAAGGAACATATGCTTGATCTGATGATAAACCTAGTGTTAGATTCCCTAGTTCAGCTTGGTAAAAAATAGGAGTTGAAAAAAATTGTTGCTCTTGTGACGAACTCCCAAATAATCCTAAATCAGCAAAATTTGAGCCGAGCATAGGAGACTCTGATGGTGTTCTATATAAGAACTGATTTCCCAATGGTGGACGAGACTGTTGTTGCTGTTGAGGAAAagattgatgttgttgctgttgaGGAAAAGATTGATGTTGCTGCTGCGAAATTTTTGGAAATTGTTGTTGCGAAGAAGGCTGAAATTGTGATTGTGAAGGAggttgttgttgatgttgtGGAGGAGCAGCAGAACTCTGAGAAGACGAACCACCAGACGACTGCGATTGACTATATGTTTGAATAAAGTTCTCAAATCGTGGGTTATATAAATGAGCACGTTTTTCAGGCGTCAAATTACCCCCCATGTGGCACACATAGTTGAGAATTTTTCTGCCATAGTGTTCATCATTTCAGCAGATGGCGGAGGAGGCACCGTTGACTGACTTTGAGTAAATGACTTCTTTCCTTTGCCTTTTGAGTCTTTTACCCACGCCTCTTTGATAGTCAGATTTTTTGCCTAGAACTATTTCCAGAACGTCGTATTGATAACCAGCATCAAATTCAGTACCAGATGTATCGCTCTGAGATTGTAGTGTGTTAGGATGTTGTGGTAAAATTACAGTCAGAAATATAAAAGGGAtcgaaacttttaaaataaattaagaagAATTTTATTATGGGAATGGAGAAAGATTACAACAACTTAATTATGTAGGAGCAGCAATACCCTATATCTtttagagcattgctattaggcaccagtggtgcctagcactttTTCGACATATCGCGTTGCAATTGACtggcgatactccctaaaagctattatattaaattatatgggacccgatacttagttagaccaatagcgatattgacacataggaggATGTTAGGCACTATTGGTGcactttagcatttctcatatcTTCTATAATGTGCccttaaaaaaactatactaaTACATCTCTTACTATTTTGTCATCTAgttcaatttatttattaatattttatggtTGTGTagtaattatttaagtttaagatATTtcgtaaaatttttaaaaattaaaaataatttataatataaaaatcgGTGTTTAAATGGTAAATTTTACACGTGTATGAAATAAAAACTATGTGTGTAATAGACTATATAAATCTTActttttgtgttaatttttttcaaatttttcaaaattttactagatatattaaataactacaattatgaaaataattagACTAGAGAGTGCAGCAGGCCCGTCTCAAGCTAATTGGAGGTTTTGGGCCAAGAAATCTAATTAagcttttttatattaaaatttttatatttttttatatattttggtaaaaatttaaaatttaatattttaaaaatgtaatttgatattttttaataaaatattaaatatagtatcttaacaaataaattaagtattctttttagaatataataaaaattttaaaaaaacaatagtaaaaatataaaatataatttttctggcttttttattaaaagatttttttaGCTTGAATGGGAGCATTGGATGTAGCCCCTGCTGCTCACTCTTGAGCCAACCCTGAAGTCCATCAATCAGTGCATTCTTTTAAGAGTACATCATAAAAGTTTCTTAAACATTTTACTcttaacaaaaagaaaatatatagacAAAAATTTAACATTATCCTCTCTAATATCTCATTCTCTCACTAATACTatgtttaatattaaattttagctAATAATATACTCATTTAAACTTgcagtattattattattttattattaaattctacatttaattttatattattattattttatatctttttaataaattattaagtgagcattaaatattgtattaaaatttaGTTACAACAACTCTCATATCAAATTTGGTGAttaaaatactttattttatttgcaACTAAGATAATTTATGTTTTTGCTCAGTTTATGGGTTGTATTAGAACATTCTTATGGAGTATTAATAGTAGTGCCTAACAccttataattatttagttgatatagatttgataattaattgtaTGAATAGCACAGTTTAACACTTAATTTGTATCAAAACATGCTAGATATTTTCCACATTAATCTTTATATTATTGACTGGTATCTTTTTtggtaggttttttttttcattagatTTCACAACTACAACTCTTTTTGTTACCAAATGGTCTAGAACTTCAGTAGCTACCAAGAAGTCATTCTTTCCTACTGAAGCGAGCTTGTTACTCTTTAAATATAATTGAACACTTCATTTCATATCATTAGTCTCACCACATATTGTACAAGAATATGGGAAAAAAtcatggtgatgatgatgatcttcCTCTTTTCGAAACAAAGTCTGCCCAGAGGCGTACCCAATTTAGATTGTTTGTAGGAACGATGTTAGTGGGGATATTCTCTATTTTTGTGTACAGATTAAGGTATATGCCATTCCCaaccaaagaagaagaaggtgcAGTAGTCATCTTATTGGTTTGGATTGGATTGTTTGTGTCTGAGCTTTGGTTCACTCTTTATTGGTTTGTCACACTTGTAGTTCGATGGAATCCCGTATATCGTCACACTTTCAAAGACAGGCTAATTCACACGTCAGCATATTATTATCCATATCTTTATCATGTATGTATAGATAATATATATTCTaatggtaatatataatttgtatttaaatAGCAGGTATGGGGAGAAGGATTTGCCGAGGGTGGACATATTTGTGTGCACAGCTGACCCAAAAGCAGAGCCACCGTTAATGGTGGTGAACACGGTGTTGTCAGTGATGGCTTATGACTACCCTCCACACAAGCTTAGCGTCTACCTTTCTGACGATGGTGCTTCGGAATTGACATTTTATGCTTTGTTAGAGGCCTCTGAATTCTCAAAGAAATGGCTTCCTTTCTGTAACAAGTTCAAAGTAGAACCCAGATCTCCTGAGGCTTATTTCACCAACAATAAAGCTTCTCAGCCACTCGATGTCGATGACCATCGTGATCAATGGACCTCCATCAaggtatattatatttatatgtgaaGCAACTCTTCTCTTCTACATGGTGGTTGTCTGGGTTTGCATTATACTTTTCTATGTAGTGCAATTTGCATggcttttaattatttttactgaAATTTCAATTTGTTAATCtttgtacaattttttttttcaagttctAAAAAATATATGGCTTTTTACATTCTCATGTATATGAATATGAGAGTCAAGTCATAGTTCTCtcacatattataataaatctAATTTGCATACTAATTAAAACAGAGACACCTTTTGtcataaaaacaaaacaaaacagagATATCTAATCAAAACAGGGagtagttatatttttatttaaaaattaattagatcATATGTGAAAGAGaatcaagtattttttttttctttttatagagGCTATATGAAGACATGAAGACAAGAATTGAAAGTGCTACAAAAGTTGGTAAAATTTCAGAAATGTTACGAAGAACACACAAGGGGTTTCTTGACTGGGACTCTGTTTCAAGCAAACGAGATCATCACACCATTATCCAGGCATTACCATTTACCTATTCgtacatattaattaatatccTACTACCATTATAATTCTGATGGTATTGATGCTTTACttactaaaagtaaaaattaggATCTTGATAATTAAATCCTGTAAAAGTAATCGTCTGCGATTAAAGTTAAATAACAAGTAACTATATTATGTATGTTAGCATGCTCATTCCTTTCCCATGCATATATGCTTTGTACAGA is a window from the Cannabis sativa cultivar Pink pepper isolate KNU-18-1 chromosome 1, ASM2916894v1, whole genome shotgun sequence genome containing:
- the LOC115707255 gene encoding WEB family protein At1g12150, whose protein sequence is MSNLRIKFSEKVSSSPRTEVGEIDTRAPFQSVKAAVNLFGVVASPKGRPVIKRRASSENVLHKETELVLAQRELNKIKENLEKVETTKSRAISELERAKKTLYELTTKLNAVKDSKQTANAAAEVVKERAKKLEVEKSKKLIGTEAWKTELDQIRKEYASTVIELDATKQELNMIRQDFDAALEAKLAAFQQAGEAQRLAKVNSEKAVEFSRQIAEMRASAGQFKLAFIQAQEEQSKLIQEREASLQSYIIAKEEAKEKLESLKKEVNIVQNQEARDLEVKLDETNAEIEVLQEEMRKSHAVEMDNVRIVTMELNEATTTLQKASEEESSLKSLVNSLKLELENVKKEMETESLFANYDAEILNKKQKEIELSDELSFKLKNLLEETNSARQEEEEMKNKANKMKQEADKFQGVAQEAEKKLELTLIEAEKVKEAEQKVLDAVKVVNAESNAKIKLSLEKFQSFTKKVQEFQNMADAKEAENEAHVGEIKQRKMEAERKVEANLKAIEEIKIATDMALRKAEMADSAKTVVEGELHKWRQQQEQRNGS
- the LOC115707256 gene encoding phosphatidylinositol/phosphatidylcholine transfer protein SFH11, encoding MANVPQEAIKLLQALMDQVEEPLKITFQNVHQGHLAETLKRFLKARDWNVSKAHKMLMDSLNWRVQNEIDNILAKPIVPAELYRGVRDSQLIGLSGYSREGLPVFAIGVGLSTFDRASVHYYVQSHIQINEYRDRVILPGASKKYGKPITTCVKVLDMTGLKLSALSQIKLLTIISTIDDLNYPEKTNTYYIVNVPYIFSACWKVVKPLLQERTRKKVQVLSGSGRDELLKIMDYASLPHFCRKEGSGSSRHSDDMAENCFSFDHPFHQQLYNYIKQQSVNNEPTEPIKQGSFHVDLPEPAPEGTEIVKTLESEFNKIGKKNCANGLSDSLNGLRINGA